In the Acetobacterium sp. KB-1 genome, GAATGGGCAGATGTATACCCGTTTATGTATCTCCACGCGGCATTTGAGGGCTTGTCGGAAAGCAAAGTCATCAAGCATTTGGTCATTGACGAAATGCAGGATTATACGCCCATACAATACGCCGTTATCAACCGCCTCTTTCCCTGTCAAAAAACAATTTTAGGCGATTATGGACAGTTGATCAACCCCAACCATCGGCATACCATAGCGGATATACAGCAGCTTTTCAGCGATGCGCGGTTGGTGGAGTTGACAAAGAGCTACCGTTCAACCTACGAAATCATCTCTTTCGCCAAGGGAATTCAGCCGGTGGATCGATTAGAGCCGGTAGAACGGCATGGGGATGCACCGGCAATGATACCATGCAGCGATAAAGAGGATGAGATTGCCAAAGTCAAAGTAACGCTTGATGCCTTTCTTCAAAGCGGAAATGCATCGCTTGGAATCATCTTGAAAACAAACAGCTCGGCGTTGGTCTTTTATAAGTTGCTTGCAGAAGATTATCAAATCCAGCTAATTTCGCCTGATAGCACCAGCTTTACCAATGGCATCTCGGTCACCTCCATCCAGATGTCGAAAGGCCTGGAGTTCGACGAGGTTATTATTCCTAATGCAAACAGTGATACATATAAGTGCGACGACGACCAAAGCCTGCTTTATATCGCTGCGACACGAGCGATGCACCGACTGACGCTGCTGTATCGGGGAGAACCATCCCGATTTCTCCCACGGCCGTAAGAAAACAGGCAGAAAAAAAACTTGCAACTGAAACTGGAAAATGATAGTTTAAAGTGAGTGGCACTGATAGAATAACAAAGAAAAATGATCAGATCGCAGATCGATAACAGTAAATGAACGAAATGCAAATGCATTAAAGGGATGGGAATGGTATGATGAAGGTATTGATTGTCGAAGATGACAAGGTGTTGAATCACACCTTGGCCTATAATCTTATTTCAGCGGGTTATCAGGTGATTTCGACCTATAATTTTAGAGAAGCGGACAGCGCGCTGGTGCAAAGCCAAGTTAATCTGATTGTTTTGGACGTGAATCTGCCCGATGGCAATGGTTTTGATTTATGTAAAAAATGGCGTGATCAAATCGATACGCCAATTATTTTTTTAACCGCCAATGATCTCGAAAGTGATATCTTAAAGGGGTTTGAACTGGGTGCCGAAGATTACATCACCAAGCCGTTTCTGATCAGCGTCATGCTAAAAAAGATCGCCGTGATTATCAAAAGAAGTAGTGGTCGTGTTGAGAAGCATATTTATAACGACGGCAAGCTGATCATTGATTTCTCAGAGCGAAAAGCCAGTCTTGGCGGTAATGCCATCGAGCTTAGCAGCAACGAATACAAGCTGCTTAAGATTCTCATTGAAAACAGCCAGATGGTGCTGACAAGACAGTTGCTGCTGGAAAAATTGTGGGATTGCAACGAGAACTTTGTCGATGAAAATGCCCTGACCATGATGATCAGCCGGATCAGATCAAAGATTGACACCAGGGACAAAAAACATCTCAAAACCATCTATGGGATGGGTTATCAATGGATTGGGGGGCCCGATGAGAAATAAGCTTTGGGGGGCCGTGATCATCTTACTTAGCGTTGCCTATTGTGGCTTTGTTTTTTTGTTTTTCCATTCGCCCTTAGTAACCGCAGTTTCTATTCTACTCTGTCTGTTTTTTATTTTGGGCGGTTATTTTGAGAAACGCAGAAATGAAAAAAAAATCAACGCGATCACGGATGACATCAGCGAAAATCTGGAGTTGCTGTTTAATAATGATTATCAAAACGTCAATGCCCTGGATTTATTGGATGAAACACTGATTTCAAAGATTAACCAGAAAATTGTCCGCATCGCCGACGTATTAAAAATAGTGACAGAAAAATCAACCACTGAAAAAAAGGTGCTGGAGGGTTTTATTTCGGATATATCGCATCAGGTAAAAACGCCAATGACCAATTTAAAACTGCTGCACGAAACCATCCAGGACCGCGATCTGCCGGAGCAGACCAGAAATGAACTGCTCAAATTAATGGGAACTCAGCTTGAAAAGCTGGAATTTTTACTATCCTTCATGGTAAAAGCGTCACGCTTGGAAGCGGGCCTGATTCAACTAAAAAAGCAACCAGGCAATTTATTCGATACGCTGGCGGAAGCCTTGTCGGACATCACCGTTCCGGCTGAAAAAAAGCAGATCCAGATCACCGTTAATTGTCCCGAGGAATACTGCTTAAACCATGATTTAAAATGGACGGCAGAAGCCTTGTTTAATGTGCTGGAGAATGCGGTGAAGTATGCACCGAATCACAGTTTTATCACCGTTGAGGTAAGAAGATGTGAAATGTATACCCGAATCACTATCACCGATCAGGGCAAAGGAATTCCAGAAGTGAATTACGGGAAGATCTTTCAGCGCTTTTACCGGGAAGAAGCAAATCAGGAGATTGAGGGAATCGGGATCGGCCTTTATCTGGCCCGTGAAATCATAGAAAAGCAGAACGGCTACATCATGGTGCGCTCTGTTGTCGGTGAGGGCTCAACCTTTTCGGTGTTTTTGCCCAATGCCTTTTAAAATTGTCAAAGTAGCGTTAATTCTAACCGGTTTGTTAGAATTAATGCTCTTTTTTAGTTGATTTTGTATTGATTTCATGAGAACTGTTATATTTTGGTTAGTTTGTCTTGCTATACTAGCGCAAACAGGAGGAATCAATTCGATGAAAATACTGGAAACGAAAAATTTGAAAAAATATTATGGGAAAGAAGACAATCGCGTCAAAGCGCTTGACGGCATCGAACTCGCAGTTGAGAAAGGCGAGTTTTTAGCGATTGTCGGGACATCGGGCAGCGGAAAATCGACACTGCTCCATATGCTGGGCGGACTGGACGTTCCTACCGCCGGAAATGTAACGATCGGCGGAAAAGAAATTTCGCAGATGACCGATGAGCAACTGACTATTTTTAGGCGGCGGCAAATTGGCTTTGTGTTTCAAAACTACAATCTGGTCTCGATGCTGAATGTCTACGAGAATATTGTCCTGCCGCTGGAACTCGATGGCAACAAGCCGGACCGCAACTATATCCGTGCAATTATTGAGCTGCTGCACTTGCAGACGATGACGCAGCGCTTCCCCAATAATCTCTCCGGGGGACAGCAACAGCGGGTTGCTCTGGCCAGGGCGCTGGCATCAAAACCGGCAATTGTGCTGGCGGATGAACCGACGGGAAATTTAGACAGCAAAACCAGCCAGGAAGTGCTGGGTCTTTTAAAAATGAGTATTAAAAAATTCGGGCAGACGCTGGTGATGATCACCCATAACAATGAAATCGCTCAACTTGCGGACCGCATCATTCGCATTGAGGATGGAAAGATCGTAAATCGATGAAGACGGCAAAAAAAAATCAGAAACAATAATCAGGCCATTATTCGTCATCTTGCCCTGCGCAGTATTAAAACCAGTAAAACGAGAAATCTCTTTATCCTTATAACCATTGCCCTGTCTGTTAGTTTGCTGGGGGTGATGGCGCTGTTCACCTCGGCTCAGGGTGTTGAACAAAAAAGACAGGTAGCTTTGATGCAGCATGTCACCTATATGAATGTGAATGCGGCCCAGATTGCCGCGCTGGAGAGCGAAGAACAGATTGAATTCATGACCCTGGATAAATTGGGTCAGGGCTTTGAATTAAATGGAGAAATGATCCGGCCAGTTTATTATGAGGAAATAACAGCGCCGATTAAAACAACTGCGGTTATTGAAGGCAGCTATCCCCATCAATTCAATGAAATTGCGGTTAACCAGTCCTTGATGAAGGTACTGGGCGTGCCGGCCACGATCGGGGAGACGGTTTCTCTGACCTTTCTGGATGGGGAAACCGAAACCTTTATTGTTAGCGGTTTTTTAGAAGAAGCGGAGGTTACCAAGGTCTATCCGCTAATCTTTTCCCGGGAATATGCCGAAAATGGACCACAACTAAAGGATGTCGCCTATCATGCCCTTTGTCGAATTCAGGGGGCCGAGGAGATGTCTGAGCAGGCGTTTTTGGATACCATTCGTAGCATTGGTGCAGAGGCCGGAATTGAACGAAAAAATATTAACGAAAACAACAATTTTTCCAGTTCACTGACGATGTCGGCCATGAATATTGGAGTGGTTGTCGGCGTTGGCATCGGCATCCTGCTGGTCAGTGTATTGGTTATTTACAGCGTCTTCTATCTTTCGGTGGTCGGCAGAATTCGTCAGTTTGGGCAACTGCGAACACTGGGAGCAACCAAAAAACAGATTAAATCCTTAATCACACGGGAAGGGATTCTGCTGTGTCTGATCGGGTCGATGGCAGGCTTTCTGATTGCCTGGCCGATCGCCTATTCGATTAAGCCAGGCGGCTGGGACTGGGAACGCACGCTGATTGTCAGTTTGATTATCCTGCTGGCCGATTTGATAACCGTGCTGATCTCGATTCGAAAACCGGCAAAACTGGCAGCGTCTGTTACGTCGATTGAGGCATCGCTTTTTTCACAGTACCGCCAGAGTCGAAAAAAAGAGTCTAAAAGCATCAAACGGAAAATGACACCGTTACATCTGGCAATGATGAGTGCCCAAAGGAATCGCAAAAAAACGCTCTTGACGATGATTTCCCTGGGTGTTGGCGGGGTTATCTTTCTTACCGGGGCGACATTTATTGGCTCTATGACAGCGGAGGATTATTCCCGACAGGGCTTTTATCAATGGGGTGAATACATCATCGCCTATGACTATAATGCCTCCCAAACGATGGAGAACGGCAATGTCGGGATTCAGCTGAACAACCCCCTAAGTCCTGAATTTATTGAGAGCATCAAAAAAATTGATGGCGTTAAAGCGGTGCAAAGTTATCATAAAGCCCAAGTCAACTACGATTACAGGGATCAAACCAACAATCAGGACAGCCTGGCCCCATTTACCCGGGAAGATCAGGAAAATGTTAGAAATGTCTTAGAAGAAGGCGCCTTTGACTATGATGAAATGATTGCCAATGACGAACTGCTGATTGTCAATAATAGCGTGGCAAAGGAAATATTTGGCTGGAAATTTGAAATGGGCGATACCGTCACACTCCATTATTTCAATGGCACTGAGGAAGTGGAGAAAGATTTTACAGTTGTCGGCGCGGTCGATACCTACAGTGAAGTGACTTATAATGCCGGCTGGTTTCTCCTTCCCCGGGAAAAGCTCGACCTCTTATTTCCTGGAGTTGACACCACTGAAACGCTGGTGGTCTCGGTTGATGATTTTGAATTGAGCGGGGCTGAGATTGAGCCGCAGATACAAAATCTGGTCAACGCAAATCCGCTCCTGGCAATGGATACGCTTAGAGAAGAGCTGATTGCCGATAAGATATCGTTCACCCTGATCAACCGGGTGATTCTGGGGCTGTCAATTTTTATTATCGCCTTTAGTCTGATTAATTTGATTAATACCCTGATGACCAATATCATCTCGCGGCGGCAGGAGTTTTCGATGCTGCAGTCAATCGGAATGACGAGTGGCCAATTGATGAAGATGATCCAGGGCGAGGGATTAATTCTGGCGTTGGGGAATATGGTCATTACCTTGACACTTGGCACCGGGTTGGGATACCTGCTGGTCCATCTGATGCGGGAACTTGGTGTAACCTATATGCACTATCGCTTTCCGATTTGGTATTTTCTAGCATACCTTCTGGTCACATTGCTGGTGCCGGTTCTGGTTTCGGGTGTTTCAGTACGCTCTTTTCAAAACAATTCCCTGGTCGAACGATTGCGGGCAATGGAATAAAAAACTAAAAAAGAATAATAACGGGGCCAGGGCATGTTTTAAAGCCCTGGCCCCGTTAGTTTGCTTATTACAATATCAGCCAGCATTGCTGGATACTCTTCGGTAAGGGGTAAAATCAGATTAATGTTTTTTTGCTACGGTGCAGATTGTTTCGCTATCGGGAAGTAATGGCGCTCCCGCGACATCGCCATAAAAGTTGTCAACTAAAAAGCCCGCCGCAGCCAATTCTTTTATTATTTCTGTCGTCGTAAAGGTATGCTCCCAGATGTTATAACAATCAACGGTTTCTTCGGTGATCACAATCGTTTGGTTAAGGACGGTTGCCCATTTATCATAACGGTAAAAAGAGTCCAGACAAAGATGAGGGCCTTCCTTCCAAAAGCCGCTCGGGCAATATTTCCACGTGTTTGATTCGGGTTTTCCGGCATGAAATTTCGGCGTGAATACATCAAAGATAAAGTGGCCATTAGGCTTTAAGGCGGCATGAATTTTTGTTAAGAGTAGATGCCGGTCATGTGGGGAAAGCACCCCAAAATCGCAATATATAAGGGTGATCAGGTCAAATTCATTTTCAAAAGTCATCTTAAGATAATCCTTAATTTGGTAGCTAATGCTGGCATTTTTCTTTGCGGCACAACTTTTCGCATAAGCAATCGAACGCTTAGAAAAGTCAATCCCCGTAACGCAATAAGACTTCTGATAAAATTTATTGGCATAGATACCCGGTCCGCACCCGATATCAAGAAGCTTGGGATACTGTTTGGGTGGTGCAATTGATGCGATCCAGTTTACCGAAGCATCAACAAAGGTATTGTTTCTGGTGGCAGCATCGCCATCAGGATTGAGATGTGCTTCAAGTAAACAAATAGAAATGTGGTCATCTTTCCAGAAATTGGCAGTGCCGTTTTGGTAAATTTCCGGCTTGTGAAGATATGAGAATATTTTTTGATACATTTGGTTTCCTCCAGGAAAAATTTTTGTGATAACATGAAAAAAGACTGTGGATATCCACAGTCTTTAAAAATCAAAGTCTTTTAATCGTGGAATAGATATAAACCATAAACTGCATGCAGAAAAAGCCGTTGTCAAACGACTAAAAATTTCTGTTAAGTTACGATTTCATCAATCTTTTCCACGTCTTACTGATAGTGCCGTTGCAATATCAAGTGCGCCGGATCGCTTCACTTCCTTTTTTCATGTTATCACATAATAATTATAGCATAGTGGCAGAGTGTGTCAATAAATTATTGGGTGGTATTGCAGAGGTAGCGGTATATAAGAATTTGCCCAATAAAAAAGTGTCTTCAACACTCTCACCCCCTGCCCCTCACTCACGAGGGGCCATTCCATGCATTAACTTTCGTATAGGGTAGCGATATCATGGATTCTACGCTTCATTTCTGTGCGGATATGCAACGGCTCTAAACACTCGCATTTATCCCCAAAACTGAAAAGAATATTGTAGTGATATTCGTTCTCGATGAAAGGAAAACGAACAATGAAATACTCATCACCGTCTGGCGAAAAGTGTTCATAAGTGCAATAATCAAGGACCCGGTCCACGATCGATTTATGAATACGAATTTTGATTTTTATTTGCATCGTTGCCAAAATATCAGTAAAATCTAGCTGCGGTTTTTGATAGTCTCGTGGCGTAAAAGATTCCGCTTGTATCTGTAGGTTTGATGTCCGGGATAGTTTAAATAAGCGAAAATGATTTCTTTTATGGCAATACCCTTGTAAGTACCAATGACTACTTTTTAATACCAGCTGATACGGCTCGGTTGTTCGTGCGGTTTTATTTCCGTAGCGGTCGGCATATTCAAACGAAAGTAGCTTGCTTTCCTGTAAGGCTGTTTTGATCATTTCTAAATAGGGTTGGATGTTCCGGTTGCCCATCCACGGACTTAAATCGACAACGATTTGATTTGCTTTTAATTCAATGTCTTTGGCTCTGTCGGCGGGGATAAAACTCTTGACTTTCGCAAGGGCGTTTACCAGTTCATCTCCTCGGATCATGTTGGAAAGACTGGAAAGCCCCATCAAGATAGCGGAAAGGTCGGCAGTCGAAAAAACTTTTTTATCAATCTTGTATTGCTGCATGATTTCAAAGCCGCCGCCCACTCCCGATGTAGAGTGAACAGGAATACCCGCCATGTTGATCGTGTCAATGTCGCGGTAGATTGTGCGGGGTGAAACTTCAAACAGATCGGCTAACTCCTGTGCGCCGATACGCTTTTTATCAAGGAGTATCATAATAATGCTAACAAGCCTGTCAACTTTCATCGGTCAGCCACCTTCCTAAATTTATTATTATCATTATAGATTGTTGCCATACTGCTGTCAACAATTGCAAGGTATAATAAAAAAGCAAACAAATTAATCGACCGATAAGGAGGAAACACGATGAAGAAAGACTTGGCAATAATCGATATTCAAAATTACATTACAAAGAATGACATGGATGTTATTAGCCCAATCAATAAAGCGATTGATTGGCCCGACAAATTGACTACAAAACAGAAGCGGGCGTAGGGACAATAATTCGGGTTGTGATCAGTTCGGGAGTTACGATATAATAAGATCTGGTCGGGTAATTGAGATACAATTATCTTTTGTACCATTGGAGGGATTTAGGATGGTTAGTAGTGTTGAACAGTTTCCACACATTGTGACAGAGAAAATAATGTTGCGAAAAATCGAAGAATCGGATCTTGAAAAATTATTTGAGATCTATAGCAATAAAAATATATTTAAGTACATTCCCGGAGATGTTATAAAAAACAAAACCACTGTTTTAAATATGATCGGTCATTTTGAACGGGATTTTAAAAAAGGTAAGACGTTGTTTTTAGGAATTTTTTTGACCGAAGCACCAGAAGAACTAGTTGGTGTCGCCGAAATTTTTGATTTTGATAACAAGGTTAACATGGTAACAATAGGCTATCGAATTAATGAAAACTATTGGCATAGGGGATTTGCAACCGAAACCGTTGGAGCGATGGTTGATTATCTGTTTAGAATGATGGGGATGAATCGAATACAGGCCTTTGTAATGCCTGAGAACAAACATTCACATCGCGTATTGCTGAAAAACAAGTTTGATTGTGAAGGCGTAATGCGACAAGCACAGTACTGGAAAGGCCGGGGGGTGGTTGATGTGGCAGTTTACTCACTTCTCTGTTCAGACATGAATGCCAATGAGTTTAACCTCGATTGTTAGAAATAAAAGCTGTTTTGCAATGCTCGGCTATTTAAAAAATTTGAGGAGGAAAAGAAAATGATGAGAACAGTATATCTTTATGTTTGCGATACCATGGCAGATTGGGAAATTGGATATTTAACGGCGGAACTTAATACCGGCAGATATTTTAAAAAGGGGCTGGCCCCTTGTAAAATTGTGACCGTGGGGATTGATGTGACACCCGTTACGACGATGGGCGGTTTGAAAATATTACCGGATATCAGCGTGGCAGAGTGCGATTTAAAAAGTGCAGATGCCCTGATTTTACCCGGTGGCGATACATGGTTAGAGGAAGTCCACGAACCAATCATCAAGAAAGCCGCGCAGGGTATTAAAGAAAATAAGATTGTAGCCGCCATCTGTGGTGCGACAATGGGACTAGCCAAGAATGGCATCCTGGATGCCAGACGCCATACAAGCAATGATTTGGAGTATCTTAAAATGGTCTGCCCGGATTATAAAGGTGAAGCATTTTATAAAAATGACCCGGCGGTTACGGATGGAAACTTAATCACGGCTACCGGGGTAGCACCACTGGAATTTACGGTGGAAGTCCTAAAAGCATTGGAAGTTTTTTCGCCAGAAACATTGGAGGCATGGTATCAGCTATATAAAACCCATAAACCGGAGTATTTTTTTGCGTTGATGAACTCGATACAATAGCGAAGAGTGCTTTAGAAAAAAAGATCGAAGGTTATCTTCAGTTAAATAAAATGGAATAGAAAAGGTGGGAAAGCAATGAAATGCTGTATTGTAATTACCGGAATAGATCTGAAAGATAATTAAACTTAGGTAATTGCGAAACTAATTATAAAAACTGACGTAAATAAGCTATTCCAAATCAATTTTGGATAAATATAAGCTGATTTGGTGAGGAGCTGTATAAATATACTATACAAGAAATGACTTATCCAAGGGATTTATTGAGTTTTGCAAACACCTAAATAATTAAACTATTTAGGAGGATTTGAAATGTCTATTCCGGAAGAAAAAACATACCCTCGGACTGGTGATACCCAGACCATTTATCTGAATACTGTTATTAACAATCCCAATATTAAGATTGGCGACTATACCATCTATAACGATTTTGTAAATGATCCCATCGATTTTGAAAAAAATAATGTGTTATATCATTATCCCATCAATCAGGATCAATTGATTATTGGTAAATTCTGTTCCATTGCCTGCGGTGCAAAGTTCATTTTTACCAGTGCTAATCATACCATGAAGTCGTTGTCGACTTACCCATTTCCGTTATTTTGGGAAGAATATGGCCTTGAGCAGAAAGATGTTACCAAGGCCTGGGATAAAAAGGGTGATATTGTGATTGGAAATGATGTCTGGATTGGCTATGAAGCCGTTATTATGTCGGGTGTTCAGATTGGCAATGGAGCAATCATCGGAACCAGAGCTGTTGTCACGAAAGATGTGGAGCCCTACACAATTGTCGGCGGTGTGCCTGCAAAGCCGATTAAGAAGCGATTTGACGATGAAACAATTGAAAAATTGCAGTCACTTTGTTGGTGGGATTGGAATAAAGATCAACTGCTTGAAAAATTAAATGATATTATGTGTGGGAATATCGGTCAATTATAAAAATGTGATTTTGCAATAAAAAATAAATGGCGGGACGTTGAGATAAAAAATCTTGGCGTCTCGTTTTTTATTGTTTGATTGAGGGTTTTGTAGAAATACGTGGAACAAAGATGTATAATGGAAATAGATCTTGTTAATTTGGAGTGGCGCTATTAACTCTGAAATTGTATGTATCAATTAGAAGATGTCGTTACTAAAATGGAAATTCCTTTGATAAGGGTACTTTGGCTTTCTTATAGAACAAATTGAAGTGTTATTTCAATGAAATAGAAACATTGGAAAACATATAAGAAAAATTTTAATGAAGGTGAAATTGAAAAAGCAGTGTTGGCAAGATTTGTCAGCATTGTTACTGACGATAAAGATTTGAAATTGATTTTTATGATTTGAAGGTATCGAAACATAAAAAATTAACTCAAAAATATTTTATTTAACGGAAAGGAGTAAGTCGATGATTGATAATTTAGATGGATTATTGAAAGCAATTGTTGATAATTCGAAATTTCAGCGTTCTGTAGGAGATATAAAATCACAAAAATGCGATCACACAATGTCAGGCAGTTTTGATGAAAGCTTGTTTTGTCCTAAATGTAGTGCTCAACGCCAACAATCGGTTAGGCGTTTTAGTGGTGATCAAATTTTTAAGATAATAAAACCCTCTGAAGAAATTACATTCCAAAACTTACCAATAATACACATAGCAACATGTTTACAATGTCAAGCAAAAACAATTTTGATACTATATCAAGGGCCAGAAGTGGCTAGAACTTACAGTATTACACGATACTTATGGGGGATGTGTTACGCCAAATTCGCCCCAAGAAGTTAAATCCTCAACTTTGCATAAAAGTTACACTAAATACTTTTTGAAACTCAAAACCGTTGCCTCAGACATCTAAAAATGTCATCAGCTCCTGCAAGCTTTTGCCACTTTTTTGGAAAGCCTCCATTACTTGTTTGGCCTCGTGTTCCTTCTTTTGCTTTTGAAGTTCCAACAATCTGTCCGATAGAGCCTCCTGTTTTTCTTGAAGTTTTGTTAGCTCACTATTTATTCTTGTAATTTCAGTTTCAATCGAAGTTATCGATTTCGTCCGCGCCATCGTCGTATTCCTCCTCATTCTGGCTATCTGTATTTGTCATCAGCGACTGGTTCTTCGACAATAGATTGCCGATTCCGCTTGCAATATCACGAATATTATTCTCGTCCATGCCGAATGAACTTAGAATAACCTTCTGCCGTTTGGTTACGGCGTGATCAAGCCGATAATGGTCTTTACTCCGTCTAACCATTTCGATTTTTTCCAGTTCGCGAAGCGCCGCAGGCACCGTCATATAATTCGGTTTTGTATCTAATCGAAGCATCGTTTCCTTCAAGAGGTTGTAGATTCTGTTACGGACAATCAGTGCAATAAATTCGATAAACAGCTTTGCAGACAATGATTCGGAAGTGTGAACCCGGTTGCTTTTAGACCCAATAAACGATTTGTCCGTGCTGAATAGTTTTTCAGAGATATCCCGACCTTTGTAATGGATAAGTGCCTGTGATACAGTCATTTCAGTAGAGGTGATAATGCAGAAATAACCGCATTGCTCCAACTTTTTCCGAACGACATCCTTTTTTTCTGTATACGAGACAAGCGCATGCTTGTTGTTATAGCGAAGGTCAAAATATT is a window encoding:
- a CDS encoding DUF4315 family protein; this translates as MARTKSITSIETEITRINSELTKLQEKQEALSDRLLELQKQKKEHEAKQVMEAFQKSGKSLQELMTFLDV
- a CDS encoding GNAT family N-acetyltransferase translates to MVSSVEQFPHIVTEKIMLRKIEESDLEKLFEIYSNKNIFKYIPGDVIKNKTTVLNMIGHFERDFKKGKTLFLGIFLTEAPEELVGVAEIFDFDNKVNMVTIGYRINENYWHRGFATETVGAMVDYLFRMMGMNRIQAFVMPENKHSHRVLLKNKFDCEGVMRQAQYWKGRGVVDVAVYSLLCSDMNANEFNLDC
- a CDS encoding response regulator transcription factor, with product MKVLIVEDDKVLNHTLAYNLISAGYQVISTYNFREADSALVQSQVNLIVLDVNLPDGNGFDLCKKWRDQIDTPIIFLTANDLESDILKGFELGAEDYITKPFLISVMLKKIAVIIKRSSGRVEKHIYNDGKLIIDFSERKASLGGNAIELSSNEYKLLKILIENSQMVLTRQLLLEKLWDCNENFVDENALTMMISRIRSKIDTRDKKHLKTIYGMGYQWIGGPDEK
- a CDS encoding FtsX-like permease family protein; translated protein: MALFTSAQGVEQKRQVALMQHVTYMNVNAAQIAALESEEQIEFMTLDKLGQGFELNGEMIRPVYYEEITAPIKTTAVIEGSYPHQFNEIAVNQSLMKVLGVPATIGETVSLTFLDGETETFIVSGFLEEAEVTKVYPLIFSREYAENGPQLKDVAYHALCRIQGAEEMSEQAFLDTIRSIGAEAGIERKNINENNNFSSSLTMSAMNIGVVVGVGIGILLVSVLVIYSVFYLSVVGRIRQFGQLRTLGATKKQIKSLITREGILLCLIGSMAGFLIAWPIAYSIKPGGWDWERTLIVSLIILLADLITVLISIRKPAKLAASVTSIEASLFSQYRQSRKKESKSIKRKMTPLHLAMMSAQRNRKKTLLTMISLGVGGVIFLTGATFIGSMTAEDYSRQGFYQWGEYIIAYDYNASQTMENGNVGIQLNNPLSPEFIESIKKIDGVKAVQSYHKAQVNYDYRDQTNNQDSLAPFTREDQENVRNVLEEGAFDYDEMIANDELLIVNNSVAKEIFGWKFEMGDTVTLHYFNGTEEVEKDFTVVGAVDTYSEVTYNAGWFLLPREKLDLLFPGVDTTETLVVSVDDFELSGAEIEPQIQNLVNANPLLAMDTLREELIADKISFTLINRVILGLSIFIIAFSLINLINTLMTNIISRRQEFSMLQSIGMTSGQLMKMIQGEGLILALGNMVITLTLGTGLGYLLVHLMRELGVTYMHYRFPIWYFLAYLLVTLLVPVLVSGVSVRSFQNNSLVERLRAME
- a CDS encoding CatB-related O-acetyltransferase — translated: MSIPEEKTYPRTGDTQTIYLNTVINNPNIKIGDYTIYNDFVNDPIDFEKNNVLYHYPINQDQLIIGKFCSIACGAKFIFTSANHTMKSLSTYPFPLFWEEYGLEQKDVTKAWDKKGDIVIGNDVWIGYEAVIMSGVQIGNGAIIGTRAVVTKDVEPYTIVGGVPAKPIKKRFDDETIEKLQSLCWWDWNKDQLLEKLNDIMCGNIGQL
- a CDS encoding sensor histidine kinase KdpD; translated protein: MRNKLWGAVIILLSVAYCGFVFLFFHSPLVTAVSILLCLFFILGGYFEKRRNEKKINAITDDISENLELLFNNDYQNVNALDLLDETLISKINQKIVRIADVLKIVTEKSTTEKKVLEGFISDISHQVKTPMTNLKLLHETIQDRDLPEQTRNELLKLMGTQLEKLEFLLSFMVKASRLEAGLIQLKKQPGNLFDTLAEALSDITVPAEKKQIQITVNCPEEYCLNHDLKWTAEALFNVLENAVKYAPNHSFITVEVRRCEMYTRITITDQGKGIPEVNYGKIFQRFYREEANQEIEGIGIGLYLAREIIEKQNGYIMVRSVVGEGSTFSVFLPNAF
- a CDS encoding type 1 glutamine amidotransferase family protein; the encoded protein is MMRTVYLYVCDTMADWEIGYLTAELNTGRYFKKGLAPCKIVTVGIDVTPVTTMGGLKILPDISVAECDLKSADALILPGGDTWLEEVHEPIIKKAAQGIKENKIVAAICGATMGLAKNGILDARRHTSNDLEYLKMVCPDYKGEAFYKNDPAVTDGNLITATGVAPLEFTVEVLKALEVFSPETLEAWYQLYKTHKPEYFFALMNSIQ
- a CDS encoding class I SAM-dependent methyltransferase, translating into MYQKIFSYLHKPEIYQNGTANFWKDDHISICLLEAHLNPDGDAATRNNTFVDASVNWIASIAPPKQYPKLLDIGCGPGIYANKFYQKSYCVTGIDFSKRSIAYAKSCAAKKNASISYQIKDYLKMTFENEFDLITLIYCDFGVLSPHDRHLLLTKIHAALKPNGHFIFDVFTPKFHAGKPESNTWKYCPSGFWKEGPHLCLDSFYRYDKWATVLNQTIVITEETVDCYNIWEHTFTTTEIIKELAAAGFLVDNFYGDVAGAPLLPDSETICTVAKKH
- a CDS encoding ABC transporter ATP-binding protein — protein: MKILETKNLKKYYGKEDNRVKALDGIELAVEKGEFLAIVGTSGSGKSTLLHMLGGLDVPTAGNVTIGGKEISQMTDEQLTIFRRRQIGFVFQNYNLVSMLNVYENIVLPLELDGNKPDRNYIRAIIELLHLQTMTQRFPNNLSGGQQQRVALARALASKPAIVLADEPTGNLDSKTSQEVLGLLKMSIKKFGQTLVMITHNNEIAQLADRIIRIEDGKIVNR
- a CDS encoding YafY family protein, with the protein product MKVDRLVSIIMILLDKKRIGAQELADLFEVSPRTIYRDIDTINMAGIPVHSTSGVGGGFEIMQQYKIDKKVFSTADLSAILMGLSSLSNMIRGDELVNALAKVKSFIPADRAKDIELKANQIVVDLSPWMGNRNIQPYLEMIKTALQESKLLSFEYADRYGNKTARTTEPYQLVLKSSHWYLQGYCHKRNHFRLFKLSRTSNLQIQAESFTPRDYQKPQLDFTDILATMQIKIKIRIHKSIVDRVLDYCTYEHFSPDGDEYFIVRFPFIENEYHYNILFSFGDKCECLEPLHIRTEMKRRIHDIATLYES